From the Sulfuriferula nivalis genome, the window ACATCTGAGTCTCGCTTAATGCTGACTAAATTGTCAAATTCACTGGCTACTTGGAACATGCGTTGGTGTTAAGCGTTTTTACTATTCTGCCGCATCCTCATCCAACCCACGCAAAAATGCCAGTTTCTCCGCAATTTTACTTTCCAGCCCACGCGCCACAGGCTGATACCAATTGATGTCTTCCATGCCTTCGGGCAGGTAGGTTTCGCCTGCTGCATAGGCATGAGGCTCGTTGTGGGCGTAGCGGTATTCGTGGCCGTAGCCCAGTTCTTTCATCAGTTTGGTGGGGGCGTTGCGCAAGTGGATGGGGACTTCGCGGGTTTTGTCCTGTTTGATGAATGCCATGGCCTGATTGTAGGCGTTGTAGCCTGCGTTGCTTTTGGCAGCGACGGCGAGGTAGATGACTGCTTGGGCGAGGGCTAGCTCGCCTTCGGGTGAGCCTAAACGCTCATAGGTGGTGGCGGCATCGTTGGCGATTTGCATGGCTTTGGGGTCGGCCAGGCCGATGTCTTCCCATGCCATGCGGATGATGCGGCGGGAGAGGTATTTTGCGTCTGCGCCGCCGTCCAGCATGCGGCATAGCCAGTAGAGCGCCGCGTCGGGATTAGAGCCGCGCACGGATTTGTGCAGGGCGGATATCTGGTCGTAAAAGTACTCGCCACCTTTGTCAAAGCGGCGAGTTTTGGTGTTCAGGATAGCGCTTAGAAATGCGCTGTCTATGGTGTCTGTGCCTGTAGTCTGGGCGGCGGTTTGGACTTGTTCGATAAGGTTGAGCAAGCGTCGCGCATCGCCATCAGCGTAGTTGATTAGTATGTCTATCGCTGCGGCATCCAGAGTCAGCTTTAAGTGTTCAGCTGCGCGGAGTGCGAGCTGGGTTAATTCATCGG encodes:
- a CDS encoding replication-associated recombination protein A, producing MTQDLFATNSSQIPLAEQLRPRHIADVIGQSHLLGAGKPLNLAFASGKPHSMILWGPPGVGKTTLARLTADAFDCEFIALSAVFAGVKDIRGAMEQADINQQRQRHTLLFIDEIHRFNKSQQDALLPFIESGLVTFIGATTENPSFELNNALLSRAQVYVLQALSADELTQLALRAAEHLKLTLDAAAIDILINYADGDARRLLNLIEQVQTAAQTTGTDTIDSAFLSAILNTKTRRFDKGGEYFYDQISALHKSVRGSNPDAALYWLCRMLDGGADAKYLSRRIIRMAWEDIGLADPKAMQIANDAATTYERLGSPEGELALAQAVIYLAVAAKSNAGYNAYNQAMAFIKQDKTREVPIHLRNAPTKLMKELGYGHEYRYAHNEPHAYAAGETYLPEGMEDINWYQPVARGLESKIAEKLAFLRGLDEDAAE